One Clostridia bacterium DNA segment encodes these proteins:
- a CDS encoding ATP-binding cassette domain-containing protein, producing MGRSKIVIERLYKIFGHEPNKAISLLQQGLGKEEILKRTGHTVAINDVSIAIEEGEIFVIMGLSGSGKSTLVRCVNRLVEPTKGKIMIDGEDVLAMVPRELRELRRKKIGMVFQKFGLFPHRTVMGNVEYGLEIQGIPAAERKEKAAQALDIVGLLNWAGSYPASLSGGMQQRVGLARALANDPDILLMDEAFSALDP from the coding sequence TTGGGAAGGAGCAAGATCGTAATAGAGCGTCTTTACAAGATATTTGGACATGAACCGAATAAAGCAATTTCATTGCTGCAACAAGGATTGGGTAAAGAAGAAATTCTAAAGAGGACGGGACATACCGTTGCCATTAATGATGTGTCCATCGCGATTGAAGAAGGCGAAATCTTTGTCATTATGGGCTTGTCCGGCAGCGGCAAATCAACCCTGGTCCGGTGTGTCAACCGGTTGGTTGAACCAACCAAGGGCAAGATCATGATCGATGGGGAGGATGTGCTGGCGATGGTCCCCCGGGAGCTCCGGGAGCTGAGGCGAAAGAAAATTGGCATGGTGTTTCAGAAGTTCGGGCTGTTTCCGCACCGGACAGTGATGGGTAATGTAGAGTATGGTTTGGAAATTCAAGGCATACCTGCGGCGGAGCGGAAGGAAAAAGCCGCTCAGGCCTTGGATATTGTGGGATTGCTGAATTGGGCCGGCAGTTATCCCGCCAGTCTCAGCGGTGGTATGCAGCAAAGGGTCGGCTTGGCCAGGGCCCTGGCTAACGATCCGGACATTTTGCTCATGGATGAAGCGTTCAGCGCCTTGGATCCAC